In the Theobroma cacao cultivar B97-61/B2 chromosome 1, Criollo_cocoa_genome_V2, whole genome shotgun sequence genome, one interval contains:
- the LOC108663678 gene encoding UPF0481 protein At3g47200-like, whose protein sequence is MAANTGQEIAPLNENNDQPKDPAIDVPGPECCIFKIPRRFRAGNEEAYTPHLISIGPIHHGDKNLTQMELQKQRCYKKFLETTSQERLTEFHGYVKSHLIRICRCYEVQFICNLEVSQLIEIISNDAVFIIALFLRDWAEKQKSTDKDCNDDEEDVYHVLNQRDDKEDDYYNFLNNSALLRVNLLTDLTLLENQIPFFVLEDLYKLAFFISDKTSFLDLACLYFGIKKDPSFEEKKIKHFTDLIRYQVLRAYPLTYDMRVGNHNMHNATKLHEAGVKFKCTEVSHDFGVMFNGVSYDCFLIHGPEFEGFQSVDTVKDDVLESTTYSLLQVHFEKGLLKLLTIDVEYETEIRFRNLMAFEQYYYPKKTYFCSYIKLLDSLIDTKEDVDLLIKEQIIVNKLGSSAAVATMINKLAVGVVQSTLLYGEIGLKLNRHYKSSWNRRCASLKHVYFNTLWRGTATVAAFIVVVLTLTQTVLAILDRAKPTK, encoded by the coding sequence ATGGCAGCAAACACCGGCCAAGAAATTGCTCCACTAAATGAAAACAACGACCAACCCAAAGATCCGGCAATTGATGTCCCTGGGCCTGAGTGTTGTATTTTCAAGATCCCTAGACGTTTTCGTGCAGGAAACGAAGAAGCCTACACTCCTCACTTGATTTCAATAGGGCCTATTCATCATGGTGACAAAAATTTGACTCAAATGGAGTTGCAGAAGCAGAGATGTTAcaagaaatttttggaaacCACTTCTCAGGAGAGATTGACAGAATTTCATGGATACGTCAAATCCCATTTAATACGTATATGCAGGTGTTATGAAGTCCAATTTATCTGTAACTTGGAGGTTTCTCAGCTTATTGAGATAATATCAAATGATGCAGTTTTTATCATCGCGCTCTTCTTGAGGGATTGGgcggaaaaacaaaaatccacCGACAAGGACTGCAACGATGATGAGGAGGATGTCTACCACGTCTTAAACCAAAGAGATGACAAGGAGGATGACTACTACAATTTCTTAAACAACAGTGCATTGTTAAGAGTTAACCTTCTAACGGATTTGACGTTACTTGAAAATCAAATCCCGTTCTTCGTCCTTGAAGATCTATATAAGCTAGCTTTCTTCATCTCTGATAAAACCTCTTTTCTCGATCTTGCTTGCTTGTACTTCGGTATCAAAAAAGATCCATCATTCGAGGAAAAGAAGATTAAACACTTTACAGATTTGATTAGATATCAGGTGCTGAGGGCTTATCCGTTGACGTATGACATGCGTGTAGGAAACCACAACATGCACAACGCAACGAAGTTGCATGAGGCTGGTGTTAAGTTTAAATGTACTGAAGTTAGTCATGATTTTGGTGTTATGTTTAATGGTGTTTCATATGATTGTTTTTTGATTCATGGGCCTGAGTTTGAAGGTTTTCAGTCTGTGGATACGGTTAAGGATGATGTGCTCGAATCTACTACGTACAGCTTGCTTCAGGTACACTTTGAGAAGGGTCTACTAAAATTGTTAACTATTGATGTCGAGTACGAAACTGAGATTCGTTTTAGAAACTTGATGGCCTTCGAACAATATTATTATCCAAAAAAGACTTATTTTTGTAGTTATATTAAACTATTAGACTCTCTTATTGACACTAAGGAAGATGTAGATTTACTGataaaagaacaaattatTGTCAATAAATTGGGTAGCAGTGCAGCTGTGGCAACTATGATTAACAAACTTGCTGTGGGAGTTGTACAATCAACTTTGCTCTATGGTGAAATCGGTTTGAAACTAAACCGGCATTATAAAAGTTCTTGGAATCGTAGATGTGCATCCTTGAAGCATGTTTATTTCAACACTCTTTGGAGAGGAACTGCTACTGTTGCTGCTTTCATCGTGGTGGTACTCACTCTCACACAAACCGTATTGGCAATCTTAGATAGAGCAAAGCCTACAAAATAA
- the LOC108661446 gene encoding putative UPF0481 protein At3g02645 has protein sequence MANTDQEIAPLNENNDQPKDSAIDIPEEDLEPAPECSIYKVPSCFREANQKAYIPQLISIGPLHHGNENLATMERKKLRYYKKFSERTCEKTLKQFESYIEDHAEGICRCYEIQCILLLEAPKFKKIILHDAVFIIELFLRESENYSDDDFLSRKALLSVELPTDLMLLENQLPLFVLKELYNLAFPNSGISFLELACWYFDIHTDRSLKEKEIKHFTDLIRYQVVSNRPRNIDRSRIHNIYNASMLHEAGVKFTGVKSGIFKIGRSTINNTINSLLDVDFEKGELKLPAIDVAYESETRFRNLMAFEQCHYPHKAHFCSYIQLLDSLVDTSEDVDLQEYESRMRAHDLSSSSRVAQNGYLLDEGAGLFSI, from the exons ATGGCAAACACCGACCAAGAAATTGCTCCACTAAATGAAAACAACGACCAACCCAAAGATTCAGCAATTGATATCCCTGAAGAAGACTTAGAGCCTGCGCCTGAGTGCAGTATTTACAAGGTCCCTAGTTGTTTTCGTGAAGCAAACCAAAAAGCCTACATTCCTCAGTTGATTTCAATAGGGCCTCTTCATCATGGTAACGAAAATTTGGCTACAATGGAACGGAAAAAGCTGAGATATTACAAGAAATTTTCAGAAAGGACTTGTGAGAAGACATTGAAACAATTTGAGAGCTACATCGAAGATCATGCAGAAGGTATATGTAGGTGTTATGAAATCCAGTGTATTCTTTTGTTAGAGGCTCCCAAGTTTAAGAAGATAATATTACATGATGcagtttttataattgagcTCTTCTTGAGGGAAAGTGAAAATTATTCCGACGATGACTTCTTAAGCCGCAAAGCATTGTTAAGTGTCGAACTTCCAACAGATTTGATGTTACTTGAAAATCAACTCCCGTTGTTTGTCCTTAAAGAACTATATAACCTAGCATTTCCTAACTCTGGTATCTCTTTTCTCGAACTTGCTTGTTGGTACTTCGATATCCATACTGATCGatcattgaaagaaaaagagattaaaCATTTTACGGATTTAATTAGATACCAAGTAGTGAGTAATCGTCCGCGAAACATTGATCGGTCGAGAATCCACAATATCTACAATGCATCGATGTTGCATGAGGCTGGTGTGAAGTTTACTGGTGTTAAAAGTGGTATATTTAAGATTGGTAGGAGTACAATTAATAATACTATAAACAGCTTGCTTGACGTAGACTTTGAGAAGGGAGAGCTAAAACTCCCAGCTATTGATGTAGCGTATGAAAGTGAGACTCGTTTCAGAAATCTGATGGCTTTCGAACAATGTCACTATCCACATAAGGCTCACTTTTGTAGTTATATTCAATTACTAGACTCTCTTGTTGACACTAGTGAAGATGTAGATTTACag GAGTACGAAAGCAGAATGAGAGCACATGATTTGAGCTCTTCTTCCAGAGTTGCACAGAATGGGTACTTATTGGATGAGGGGGCAGGGCTGTTTTCTATTTGA